The genomic region AGTTGACCTCGGGCGAAATTGGGCTTGACGTGGACGAGACGGACTTCGGCGCGATCGCCCGTCACCGTATCGGGGACGAAGACGACCCGCGATCCCCAACGCCCTACCCCTTCCGAGGTGTCGCTGAGATCGACAATTTCGATCTCGATTAATTGTCCCTGTCTCCAGGAGTCATCTTGAGAATGCGGACTTAAAGATGGCTGATTCATTCTAGGTCGTTGAGGAGCGAGGGTTGAGGGTCTGAGGGTCTAAAGATGGGTTGCCCCGGCAATAAGTCTTTATTTGTGTTCCCCCAAATCGGTAAACTACAGGGGATAACTAATATTTTCCAATACCATGAGTGTAGTTAGCCAAGTTATTCTCAACGCTGACGACGAACTTCGTTATCCTAGCACTGGCGAACTCCAGAGCATAGTAGACTTTTTTCAAACCGGAGAACAACGGTTGCGCATTGCCACGACCCTGGCTGAAAACGAGAAGAAAATTGTCGATCGCGCCAGCAAGCAACTGTGGCAAAAACGCCCCGATTTCATCGCTCCCGGTGGAAATGCTTACGGGCAACGTCAACGGGCTCAATGCCTGCGCGATTATGGCTGGTATTTGCGTCTGGTGACCTACGGCGTTCTCGCTGGCGACAAGGAACCGATCGAAAAAATTGGTTTGGTCGGCGCCCGGGAAATGTACAACGCCCTCGGCGTTCCCCTCCCCGGGATGGTGGAAGCGATCCGGTGTTTGAAAGAAGCGTCTCTAGGGCTGTTGAGTGAAGATGATGCCGCCCAAGCTGCACCCTACTTTGACTACATCGCTCAAGGCATGTCCTAATTCATCGAGTGCGATCGGGTACGATCCCACTCCCTAAGTTTGTCAAACCCTCCAGCTTTGGGGCTGGGGGGTTTTGTGATTTTAGATTCTAGATTTTAAATTTTAGATTTTAGATTTTAGATAGAGAGAGCAATATTTTGCGGTTGACGCCTCATTGAGCCTGCGCCACGGGCTAGGGGGAATTCCCAGAGTGTGGGGACTGAGCGATCGCCCGTTCGCAAATGCTATAACAGAACCAACTTTAACTAGACCGCTACGACAAATTAGCATTTCAACTCATTTCTATTCGCCGATGAAAGAATTACTCATTTCTTGGTTGACTGTTGCCGGGGATGCCTTGCAAAATAACAGTCGGTTCATGACCTGGAATTTGTTTTTAGCCTTAGTTCCATTAGGGCTGAGTTTCTGGCTATTTTACCAACCGCGATCGCTGTGGTTGCGTTGGGGGGTGCCGCTTCTGATTGGCGCTACCTTTTTGCCCAATAGCTTACGGGTCGCCGAATACGCGCTGTTTCTCTTACGAGATCTCGGCACGAATTATTTACTCTGGACTGCATTATTTACGACGGTGTTAATGGCTTTAGAAATCGGGCGGTTGCAAAGGGGTCAGGGGCGATCGCACGTGTTGTTTTGGTGGATTGGATTTGCTACGTTTATCGCCTTTTTACCGAATGCACCCTATGTGTTAACTGATGTCATTCATTTAATCGAAGATATTCGCCAAGGCTATTCGGTTTGGATTATTACCCTCGCCTTAATTCCGCAATATCT from Oxynema aestuarii AP17 harbors:
- a CDS encoding DUF1361 domain-containing protein, which gives rise to MKELLISWLTVAGDALQNNSRFMTWNLFLALVPLGLSFWLFYQPRSLWLRWGVPLLIGATFLPNSLRVAEYALFLLRDLGTNYLLWTALFTTVLMALEIGRLQRGQGRSHVLFWWIGFATFIAFLPNAPYVLTDVIHLIEDIRQGYSVWIITLALIPQYLVFMILGFQAYVLSLMNLGRYLKRNGWGNWIAISEIIIHGLSAIGIYIGRFQRFNSWDIVTNPDVLVTRVMTELVGKRPVLVMVVTFVVITVLYWICKKLTLGIVSLQALEASKNTAAPLYKAQESE
- the apcD gene encoding allophycocyanin subunit alpha-B, which encodes MSVVSQVILNADDELRYPSTGELQSIVDFFQTGEQRLRIATTLAENEKKIVDRASKQLWQKRPDFIAPGGNAYGQRQRAQCLRDYGWYLRLVTYGVLAGDKEPIEKIGLVGAREMYNALGVPLPGMVEAIRCLKEASLGLLSEDDAAQAAPYFDYIAQGMS